CGCACAAGAATATGGCAGCTAACATCAAACCACAACAGACGACCCTCTGATTGACACTGAGCAGTGCAAGCGCGATGTTGAGCTCATGAAGGAGTTGGGTCCCAACACCATTAGGGTCTATCATGTTGACGCGGACAAGAACCACGACGGCTGCATGAAGGCTTTCAATGATGCTGGGATTACGGCTTTGATTGATTTGGATACGTTTGATACGTACATTGAGCCTGTACGAAATCTCCTCTGCCTTTCAGTTCATCAGACTTGAAATACTAACACCCGAGTAGGCCAAACCCGCCTGGACCAGACGGATGCACGACCGCTACGCTGAGGTCATGGACGCCTTCATCAAGTACGACAACGTCCTGGGCTTCTTCGTCGGCAACGAAATCATTTCCACCGAAGCCCACTCCCAGGCGGCCCCCTTCATCAAGGCGGCTGTTCGCGACATGAAAGCCCACCGTGACGCCAAAAACTACCGTGAGGTCCCCATCGGGTACTCGGCGGCTGACATTGCCGAGCTTCGCCCAATGCTCCAAGACTATTTGACATGCGGCGGAAACTCGTCCGAGAATGTCGACTTCTTCGCGTTGAATAGCTACGAGTGGTGCGACCCTTCCACCTACGAGACTTCTGGCTACGAGAACTTGCAGAAGCAGGCCAAGGACTTCCCGGTGCCCATCTTTTTTAGTGAGACGGGGTGCAACGTTCCCGGCCCGAGGCTGTTTGACGACCAGCTTGCCATTTTTGGGCCAAAGATGAGGAATGATTGGTCAGGCGCGATTGTTTATGAGTGGATTCAGGAGGAGAATAGTTATGGGTTGATTCAGTATGAGAATCcgaccaaggaggaggatgtggtgaatGGTGTGGTGAGGAGTGGGACGCCGAAGCCGGTGCAGCCTGATTTTGACAATTTGAAGGAGAAGTGGGAGCAGGTTGGGCAGCcgacgggggtggtgaaggacaGTTATGATGCTAAGCATGTCTCGGTCAGGCCTTGCCCGGAGGCGACgcagggggggtggttggtgaaggggaaTGTCAAGTTGCCGGCGGTGGGTGAGACGTTTACGGGGACGTATGAGAGTGTGCCTAGTGCTACTGTTGCTCCTACAACTGctggaggggatgaggggaCGGGCACAGCTGCCAATCCGGCCAGTGAGACGCAGAATCCCGCTGCGCCGACCAAGGTTGTGTTTAAGGGGAtggtggcggggttggtgggagtGATGTTGTTTTTTACGGTGTGGTTTtagagagaggggggtggtgtttacttctttcttcttctttcacTGTTCTTACAAGAAAAGTTGGTTGCTTTAAACTGGGTAGGTATCTCAAAGCATGGGGCATATGGTTGTCATGGTACTACGTCGGGCATTGGGCTGGGGAAAATGGTTGGGCGgacgggagagggagaaagggAGGCGTTTGAGGGTTTGTGATatcctcttttttttaacaCTTCTAGTGTGAAGGCATGATGAGATGTGGGTGTATCCTTGCATGCATGggcttttctttctttcattgttttattttattttttatgaGATAATGTGGGGTTAATGAGGTAATGGGGTTTCCGAGATGACTGAATTGATGTGGGATACACGAGGAAGGTTTGTGATCATGGTGGGTCGTCGTCGGGAACAAGCATAATGTTAATGTCGAGATGTGGGTGATATGAAGATGATGGACAGGTTACATGTTGTACATATTAGAGAATACACAGCAGGAAGGGGGGTACGTGAGATCCCGTTGTAGTACTTAATCTACTTTCGATTTGTGTGTGAGATTCAAATAAAATGGAGGGTGTTCCCAGTAAATTTTAGAGGTGGACGGGTTGTGGCATGGtaaggggttgttgttgttgttattgggtgatggaggagagacGTTGTCCAAGGaaaagatgggatgatggtggtgtgaggTTTGT
The window above is part of the Podospora bellae-mahoneyi strain CBS 112042 chromosome 3, whole genome shotgun sequence genome. Proteins encoded here:
- a CDS encoding hypothetical protein (EggNog:ENOG503NY3X; COG:G; CAZy:GH72), yielding MKLSWPAAIGALAVATTVEAIGPISSVGNKLFTPDGKQFFVKGIAYQLSPDDPLIDTEQCKRDVELMKELGPNTIRVYHVDADKNHDGCMKAFNDAGITALIDLDTFDTYIEPAKPAWTRRMHDRYAEVMDAFIKYDNVLGFFVGNEIISTEAHSQAAPFIKAAVRDMKAHRDAKNYREVPIGYSAADIAELRPMLQDYLTCGGNSSENVDFFALNSYEWCDPSTYETSGYENLQKQAKDFPVPIFFSETGCNVPGPRLFDDQLAIFGPKMRNDWSGAIVYEWIQEENSYGLIQYENPTKEEDVVNGVVRSGTPKPVQPDFDNLKEKWEQVGQPTGVVKDSYDAKHVSVRPCPEATQGGWLVKGNVKLPAVGETFTGTYESVPSATVAPTTAGGDEGTGTAANPASETQNPAAPTKVVFKGMVAGLVGVMLFFTVWF